In a single window of the Arthrobacter zhangbolii genome:
- a CDS encoding TrkH family potassium uptake protein, protein MPLPPQRPLRTEQRTGPAVLTGIRDFAAGVFSGRPARLALFVFILVILLFTALLSLPAASSSGEPAPLHDAFFTAVSAVCVTGLTVVSTATYWSAFGQVMILIAIQVGGLGILTLASLLALAVNKRLGVRGKLLAQEGMNTGRLGEVGHLLRIVFSTAVIIELALALVLAPRFMILGESFGQAVWHAVFYSISAFNNAGFTPHSDGLVPYDEDLWILIPLMVGVFIGSLGFPVIMVLISTRHRISKWNLHTKLTVLVSLILLVVGALVWAAFEWFNTRTIGDLSVGDKIIHAIFASVMTRSGGFNLVSMSDLDSSTLLVTDMLMFAGGGSASTAGGIKVTTIAVLFLAIVAEARGDADVRAFGRTIPQSAMRVAISVTILGATLVAVATLALLVITDETLQPVLFEVISAFATVGLSTGLSEILPPSGKYVLALLMFAGRVGTITLAAALAVRQRTTLYHFPEERPIIG, encoded by the coding sequence ATGCCATTGCCTCCGCAGCGTCCGCTGCGCACGGAGCAACGCACCGGCCCCGCGGTCCTTACCGGGATCCGGGACTTCGCTGCAGGCGTGTTCAGCGGCCGGCCGGCACGGCTGGCACTGTTTGTCTTCATCCTCGTCATCCTCCTTTTCACCGCACTGCTGAGCCTGCCGGCAGCCTCCAGCAGCGGCGAGCCCGCGCCCCTGCATGACGCGTTCTTCACGGCGGTCTCCGCCGTCTGCGTCACCGGACTCACCGTGGTGTCCACCGCCACGTACTGGTCCGCCTTCGGCCAGGTCATGATCCTCATCGCCATCCAGGTGGGCGGACTGGGCATCCTCACCCTGGCATCCCTCCTGGCCCTGGCCGTCAACAAACGCCTCGGCGTCCGCGGAAAGCTTCTTGCCCAGGAAGGCATGAACACCGGCCGGCTGGGCGAGGTGGGCCACCTGCTCCGCATTGTCTTCAGCACCGCCGTCATCATTGAACTGGCACTGGCGCTGGTCCTGGCGCCCCGGTTCATGATCCTGGGCGAATCCTTCGGCCAGGCCGTCTGGCACGCCGTGTTTTACTCAATCTCAGCCTTCAACAACGCCGGATTCACCCCGCACTCCGACGGTCTGGTGCCCTATGACGAGGACCTGTGGATCCTCATCCCCCTGATGGTGGGCGTCTTCATCGGCTCCCTCGGCTTCCCGGTGATCATGGTGCTCATCAGCACCCGGCACCGCATCAGCAAATGGAACCTGCACACCAAGCTGACCGTGCTGGTCTCCCTGATCCTGCTGGTGGTGGGAGCCCTGGTCTGGGCCGCCTTCGAATGGTTCAACACCCGCACCATCGGTGACCTGTCCGTGGGGGACAAAATCATCCACGCCATTTTCGCTTCCGTCATGACACGCTCCGGCGGCTTCAACCTGGTGTCCATGTCCGATCTGGACTCCAGCACCCTGCTGGTCACGGACATGCTGATGTTTGCCGGCGGCGGCTCGGCGTCAACGGCCGGCGGCATCAAGGTCACCACCATTGCGGTCCTGTTCCTCGCCATTGTGGCCGAGGCGCGCGGCGATGCCGATGTGCGTGCCTTCGGCCGGACCATTCCGCAGAGCGCCATGCGCGTGGCCATTTCCGTAACCATCCTGGGCGCCACTCTGGTGGCAGTGGCCACCCTGGCACTGCTGGTGATTACCGATGAGACCCTGCAGCCGGTGCTGTTCGAGGTGATCTCCGCCTTTGCCACGGTGGGCCTGAGTACCGGGCTCAGCGAGATACTGCCGCCGTCGGGCAAATACGTGCTTGCCCTGCTTATGTTTGCCGGCCGCGTCGGTACCATCACCCTCGCCGCGGCGCTGGCAGTACGCCAGCGCACCACGCTTTATCACTTCCCCGAAGAAAGGCCGATCATTGGCTGA
- a CDS encoding potassium channel family protein, with protein sequence MADRPAHNAPVLVIGLGRFGAATAEQLVRQGREVLAVERDPELVQKASGILTHVVQADATNIEALKQLGAEDFSAAVVGVGTSIESSVLITVNLVDLGIEHLWVKAITPAHGKILTRIGANHVIYPEADAGRRAAHLVGGRMLDFIEFDDGFAIVKMHPPKETQGFTLGEANVRAKYGVTVVGVKSPGEDFTYAQPDTKVSSRDTLIVAGHVDLLERFAARP encoded by the coding sequence TTGGCTGACAGACCCGCCCACAACGCCCCGGTACTGGTCATTGGACTGGGCCGCTTCGGCGCCGCCACCGCAGAGCAGCTGGTCCGCCAGGGCCGTGAAGTCCTGGCCGTGGAACGCGACCCCGAGCTGGTACAGAAGGCCTCCGGCATCCTCACCCACGTGGTGCAGGCCGACGCCACTAACATTGAAGCGCTCAAGCAGCTGGGCGCCGAGGACTTCTCCGCCGCCGTGGTGGGCGTGGGCACCTCGATCGAGTCCAGCGTGCTGATCACCGTAAACCTGGTGGACCTGGGCATTGAACACCTGTGGGTCAAGGCCATCACCCCTGCCCACGGGAAGATCCTCACCCGGATCGGCGCCAACCACGTTATTTACCCCGAAGCCGACGCCGGACGCCGCGCCGCACACCTGGTGGGCGGCCGGATGCTTGATTTCATCGAATTCGACGACGGCTTCGCCATTGTCAAAATGCATCCGCCCAAGGAAACCCAGGGCTTTACCCTGGGCGAGGCGAACGTCCGGGCCAAGTACGGCGTCACCGTGGTCGGGGTGAAATCCCCGGGCGAGGATTTCACCTACGCACAGCCGGACACGAAGGTCTCCAGCCGCGACACCCTGATTGTGGCCGGCCACGTGGACCTGCTGGAACGCTTCGCCGCACGGCCCTAG
- the proC gene encoding pyrroline-5-carboxylate reductase, translated as MDSAQNPRLTFLGCGSMNEAILGGILAGGLAPEQVTATVRRAERAAELRSAHGITVLAGSEDPAANAKAVAGADLVIVGVKPVGVADLLREISTALPATAVVLSVAAAVPLVLMEELLPAGQPVIRAMPNTPSRLGRGVVSISAGSSAGPEAMELARQVLSATGTVVEVPEDQVDAVSAVSGSGPAYAFYLAEAMARAGVELGLDPDLSALLARETVAGAGYMLAEPDADAPALRRGVTSPNGTTEAAIRTFDEQDLPGIIAAGARAAAARAEEITAQLTA; from the coding sequence ATGGACAGCGCACAGAACCCCCGACTGACATTCCTGGGCTGCGGCTCGATGAACGAAGCAATTCTTGGCGGCATCCTTGCCGGCGGGCTGGCACCGGAGCAGGTCACGGCCACGGTCCGGCGCGCGGAGCGTGCCGCGGAGCTCAGGTCGGCCCACGGAATCACGGTGCTGGCCGGGAGCGAGGATCCGGCCGCAAACGCCAAGGCGGTGGCCGGTGCCGATCTGGTGATCGTGGGCGTTAAGCCCGTCGGTGTGGCGGACCTGCTGCGTGAGATTTCCACGGCTCTTCCCGCAACCGCCGTCGTCCTCAGTGTGGCGGCCGCCGTGCCGCTGGTGCTGATGGAAGAGCTCCTTCCCGCGGGCCAGCCCGTGATCCGGGCCATGCCGAACACACCCTCGCGGCTGGGCCGCGGCGTGGTGTCGATTTCCGCGGGCAGCTCCGCCGGCCCTGAGGCCATGGAACTGGCCCGGCAGGTCCTCTCGGCGACCGGCACGGTGGTGGAAGTTCCCGAAGACCAGGTTGATGCAGTGTCCGCTGTCAGCGGCTCGGGCCCCGCATACGCGTTCTATCTGGCCGAAGCCATGGCACGGGCCGGCGTCGAACTCGGGCTGGACCCCGACCTTTCGGCCCTCCTGGCCCGCGAAACCGTGGCAGGTGCCGGGTACATGCTCGCTGAGCCCGATGCGGACGCTCCGGCTCTGCGGCGTGGTGTCACCAGCCCCAACGGCACCACCGAAGCGGCCATCAGGACCTTCGACGAGCAGGACCTGCCCGGCATTATTGCGGCTGGTGCCCGTGCGGCGGCGGCCCGTGCCGAGGAAATCACGGCCCAGCTCACCGCCTAG
- a CDS encoding sugar phosphate isomerase/epimerase family protein — protein sequence MPTSPLPATEPATIPVALSSASVYPLSVHDAFAVANDLGYDGVEVMVTNSQISQNPDTLRGLSERYQQPIMAIHAPTLLLTQQVWGKAWTKIELSAAMAAEVGASTVVTHPPFRWQTGYAENFAEGVRNIAEQYGVTIAVENMYPWRVRGREAKAYLPHWNPVPEPYEHVTWDFSHAAIAGMDSFEEIRKLGDRLSHVHLTDGTPNGKDEHLLPGEGTQRCAEALSYLADNDFKGVVAIEVSTRKAKGAGGREEQLKQTLEFAREHLRPKAPVSR from the coding sequence ATGCCCACCTCACCACTGCCAGCGACCGAGCCCGCCACCATCCCGGTGGCGCTCTCCAGTGCGTCGGTCTATCCGCTCTCCGTGCACGATGCCTTCGCGGTAGCCAACGACCTCGGCTACGACGGCGTGGAAGTCATGGTCACCAACAGCCAGATCAGCCAGAACCCGGACACCCTCCGCGGGCTCAGCGAACGGTACCAGCAGCCGATCATGGCAATCCACGCACCTACGCTGCTGCTGACCCAGCAGGTGTGGGGGAAGGCCTGGACCAAGATTGAGCTCTCCGCCGCAATGGCCGCAGAGGTCGGCGCCTCCACCGTGGTGACCCATCCGCCGTTCCGCTGGCAGACCGGTTACGCAGAGAATTTCGCCGAAGGTGTGCGCAACATCGCGGAGCAGTACGGCGTCACCATCGCCGTGGAAAACATGTATCCGTGGCGCGTCCGCGGACGGGAAGCCAAGGCCTACCTGCCGCACTGGAACCCGGTGCCGGAACCCTACGAGCACGTGACCTGGGACTTCTCCCACGCCGCAATCGCCGGAATGGACTCCTTCGAGGAAATCCGCAAACTTGGCGACCGGCTCAGCCACGTTCACCTCACCGACGGCACGCCCAACGGCAAGGACGAGCACCTGCTTCCCGGAGAGGGAACCCAGCGCTGTGCCGAAGCGCTCTCCTACCTGGCGGACAACGATTTCAAGGGGGTGGTGGCCATTGAGGTCAGCACCCGGAAGGCCAAGGGGGCCGGGGGGCGCGAGGAACAACTCAAGCAGACCCTCGAGTTTGCCCGGGAGCATCTGCGCCCCAAGGCGCCGGTCTCCCGCTAG
- a CDS encoding Ppx/GppA phosphatase family protein yields MRLGVLDIGSNTVHLLLVDAHPGARPVPFASHKRPLQLVSYLDADGAVSEAGQLELIGFVNEAWDFARRHGAQDLLAFSTSAIREAANGTRVLDRVHRETPVRLEELSGADEAAMTFLATRRWYGWGAGTILDLDIGGGSFEMALGADELPEIARSLPLGAGRLTRDWLPEDPPTPKSIKKLRKYIRELVREAAEEFAPFGRPDLVTGTSKTFRSLARIAGAAPSAAGPFVRRRLSRDDLSVWTKQLGAMSARDRSRLDGVSALRAPQMLAGALVAQAAMEAFDVPVLRICPWALREGLILRRFDTLRFETPGELPRGPAEGEEFLVAAAAAPAPSAVHGISPNGKPS; encoded by the coding sequence ATGCGCCTAGGCGTCCTCGACATCGGGTCCAACACCGTCCACCTGCTGCTGGTGGACGCGCATCCCGGTGCCCGCCCGGTCCCGTTCGCCTCGCACAAACGCCCGCTCCAGCTGGTTTCCTACCTGGATGCGGACGGTGCCGTCAGCGAGGCAGGCCAGCTGGAACTGATCGGCTTCGTCAACGAAGCCTGGGACTTCGCCCGCCGGCACGGTGCGCAGGACCTGCTGGCGTTTTCCACCTCGGCCATCCGCGAGGCCGCCAACGGTACCCGGGTGCTGGACCGGGTACACCGGGAAACCCCGGTGCGGCTGGAGGAACTCTCCGGCGCGGACGAAGCAGCCATGACGTTCCTGGCAACCCGGCGCTGGTACGGCTGGGGTGCCGGGACCATCCTTGACCTGGACATCGGCGGCGGCTCCTTTGAGATGGCACTCGGGGCGGATGAACTGCCGGAGATCGCCCGGTCCCTTCCGCTCGGTGCCGGCCGGCTGACCCGGGACTGGCTCCCCGAAGACCCGCCCACCCCCAAAAGCATCAAGAAGCTGCGCAAGTACATCAGGGAACTGGTCCGGGAAGCGGCCGAGGAATTCGCGCCTTTCGGCCGGCCGGACCTGGTGACCGGAACGTCCAAGACCTTCCGTTCGCTGGCCCGGATTGCCGGCGCGGCGCCGTCCGCTGCCGGTCCCTTTGTCCGCCGCAGGCTCAGCCGCGATGACCTGTCCGTCTGGACCAAGCAGCTCGGCGCGATGAGTGCCCGGGACCGGTCCAGGCTGGACGGCGTTTCCGCGCTGCGTGCCCCGCAGATGCTCGCCGGTGCCCTTGTGGCGCAGGCGGCCATGGAAGCCTTCGACGTCCCCGTCCTGCGGATCTGCCCCTGGGCCCTCCGTGAGGGCCTGATCCTGCGACGCTTCGACACCCTGCGCTTTGAAACTCCCGGCGAGCTGCCCCGCGGCCCGGCCGAAGGCGAGGAATTCCTCGTGGCCGCCGCGGCAGCGCCCGCCCCGTCAGCTGTCCACGGAATTTCCCCCAACGGAAAGCCCAGCTAA
- the topA gene encoding type I DNA topoisomerase, protein MPVKATDKKTGKKKLVIVESPAKGKTIAGYLGEGFEVTASMGHIRDLPQPSDLPAELKKTAVGKFAVDLDKDFEPYYVVSADKKKKVAELKAALKDADELYLATDGDREGEAIAWHLLQVLKPKVPVHRLTFPEITREAIQRALLEMRDVDVAMVDAQETRRILDRLYGYEISPVLWRKVARGLSAGRVQSVATRLVVERERERMAFRPASYWDLIGTFATEAAEKFKARLVSVDGARVATGKDFTDRGELKSKTAVHLDEASAVSLAAGLESAAFTVRSVDTKPYTRRPAAPFTTSTLQQEAGRKLRFSSRVTMQVAQRLYENGYITYMRTDSPALSDQAINAARRQASELYGPEYVPDARRIYKGKSKNAQEAHEAIRPAGDSFRTPAQVASSLRGDEFKLYELIWKRTVASQMADAKGSTASVRLGAVSTDGRDAEFSASGTVITFRGFMAAYEEGRDAVREDDDAEGTEGARLPVLKAEDRLTGTDIAANGHETSPPPRFTEASLVKMLEELGIGRPSTYAATISTIMDRGYVTSRGQALVPSWIAFSVVRLLEEHFTDYVDYDFTAELEEDLDRIARGEAGRVEWLNQFYYGDRVETGLHTIVNDLGEIDAKAINSIEIADGIVLRVGKFGPYLERPLPADAPEGTEPERANVPEDLAPDELTAAKAIELMETAAPEERVLGTDPETGRTIVARNGRYGPYVIELIPEPTEEELANQPVEYYKNGKPKPPKKPVKVKPRTGSLFKSMSVETVTLEEALKLMKLPRVLGTDAEGNEITVQNGRFGPYLKKGTDSRSIGTEEEIFTITLEQALEIYSQPKQRGGRQAAAPLAEFGTDPVSEKPIVVKDGRFGPYITDGITNITVPRSTAIEELTREQAIELLAEKREKGPAKKPARKRAAPKKAAAKK, encoded by the coding sequence GTGCCAGTTAAGGCTACGGACAAGAAGACCGGCAAGAAGAAGCTTGTAATTGTCGAGTCTCCGGCCAAGGGCAAGACCATCGCCGGGTACCTCGGCGAAGGTTTCGAGGTGACGGCGTCCATGGGACATATCCGTGACCTTCCCCAGCCCTCCGACCTGCCTGCCGAGCTGAAAAAGACGGCTGTCGGCAAGTTCGCAGTGGACCTGGATAAGGACTTTGAGCCGTATTACGTGGTGTCCGCGGACAAAAAGAAGAAGGTGGCCGAACTCAAGGCCGCCCTCAAGGACGCCGACGAACTTTACCTCGCAACTGACGGTGACCGTGAAGGCGAGGCCATTGCGTGGCACCTCCTGCAGGTGCTCAAGCCCAAGGTTCCGGTTCACCGCCTGACGTTCCCCGAAATCACCCGTGAGGCAATCCAGCGCGCTCTGCTGGAGATGCGCGACGTCGACGTCGCCATGGTGGATGCCCAGGAAACCCGGCGCATCCTTGACCGCCTGTACGGCTACGAGATTTCCCCCGTGCTCTGGCGTAAGGTTGCCCGCGGTCTTTCCGCCGGCCGTGTGCAGTCCGTGGCCACCCGGCTGGTGGTTGAGCGTGAGCGTGAGCGCATGGCGTTCCGCCCGGCGTCGTACTGGGACCTGATCGGTACCTTCGCCACCGAGGCTGCGGAGAAGTTCAAAGCCCGCCTGGTATCCGTTGACGGCGCCCGCGTGGCCACCGGCAAGGATTTCACCGACCGCGGTGAGCTGAAGTCCAAGACCGCCGTCCACCTGGATGAGGCCTCGGCCGTTTCGCTGGCCGCCGGACTGGAATCGGCAGCGTTTACCGTCCGTTCGGTGGACACCAAGCCCTACACCCGGCGCCCCGCGGCACCGTTCACCACCTCCACCCTGCAGCAGGAAGCGGGCCGCAAGCTGCGGTTCTCCTCGCGGGTGACCATGCAGGTGGCCCAGCGGCTGTATGAAAACGGCTACATCACCTATATGCGTACCGATTCCCCGGCGCTGTCGGACCAGGCGATCAACGCTGCCCGCCGGCAGGCCTCGGAACTCTACGGTCCCGAATATGTGCCCGACGCGCGGCGTATCTACAAGGGCAAGTCCAAGAACGCCCAGGAAGCCCACGAGGCCATCCGCCCCGCCGGTGATTCCTTCCGGACTCCGGCCCAGGTGGCGTCCTCGCTGCGCGGCGATGAATTCAAGCTTTACGAACTGATCTGGAAGCGTACCGTCGCCTCGCAGATGGCGGATGCCAAGGGCTCCACTGCTTCCGTGCGCCTCGGCGCCGTCTCCACGGACGGCCGCGACGCCGAGTTCTCGGCCTCCGGCACGGTCATCACCTTCCGCGGCTTTATGGCGGCCTATGAAGAGGGCCGCGACGCCGTGCGCGAGGACGACGACGCCGAGGGCACCGAGGGCGCCCGTCTTCCGGTGCTGAAGGCCGAGGACCGGCTGACAGGCACGGACATTGCCGCCAACGGGCACGAAACCTCCCCGCCGCCGCGCTTCACTGAAGCGTCCCTGGTGAAAATGCTGGAAGAGCTCGGCATCGGACGTCCGTCCACCTATGCAGCCACCATTTCCACCATCATGGACCGCGGCTACGTCACCAGCCGCGGCCAGGCGCTGGTGCCGAGCTGGATTGCGTTCTCTGTGGTCCGCCTCCTGGAGGAGCACTTCACCGACTACGTGGATTACGACTTCACCGCCGAGCTCGAAGAGGACCTGGACCGCATTGCCCGCGGCGAGGCCGGACGCGTGGAATGGCTGAACCAGTTCTACTACGGCGACCGCGTCGAGACCGGCCTGCACACCATCGTCAACGACCTGGGCGAGATTGATGCCAAGGCGATCAACTCCATCGAGATTGCCGACGGCATTGTGCTGCGCGTGGGCAAGTTCGGCCCCTACTTGGAACGCCCGCTGCCCGCCGACGCTCCGGAGGGAACCGAACCGGAGCGGGCCAACGTGCCCGAGGACCTGGCGCCGGACGAGCTGACCGCCGCCAAGGCCATCGAACTCATGGAAACGGCAGCCCCCGAGGAACGCGTGCTCGGCACCGATCCGGAGACCGGCCGCACCATCGTGGCGCGCAACGGCCGTTACGGTCCGTACGTCATTGAGCTCATTCCGGAGCCCACTGAAGAGGAACTGGCCAACCAGCCGGTGGAGTACTACAAGAACGGCAAGCCCAAGCCCCCGAAGAAGCCGGTGAAGGTCAAGCCGCGCACCGGTTCGCTGTTCAAGTCCATGAGCGTGGAAACGGTCACGCTTGAGGAAGCGCTGAAGCTGATGAAGCTGCCGCGCGTCCTGGGCACCGACGCCGAGGGCAACGAGATCACCGTGCAGAACGGGCGCTTCGGCCCGTATCTGAAGAAGGGCACCGACTCGCGCTCCATCGGCACTGAAGAGGAAATCTTCACGATCACCCTGGAACAGGCACTGGAGATCTACTCCCAGCCCAAGCAGCGCGGGGGCCGGCAGGCCGCGGCACCGCTGGCCGAGTTCGGCACCGATCCCGTGTCCGAGAAGCCCATTGTGGTCAAGGACGGCCGCTTCGGTCCCTACATCACCGACGGCATCACGAACATCACGGTGCCCCGCTCCACCGCAATCGAGGAGCTCACCCGGGAACAGGCCATCGAGCTGCTGGCGGAGAAGCGCGAAAAGGGACCGGCCAAGAAGCCGGCCCGGAAGCGTGCGGCCCCCAAGAAGGCTGCGGCGAAGAAGTAG
- a CDS encoding DUF7059 domain-containing protein, whose product MSDFSFVPSAPRSRDTWLLKALAADLGEAGYTVDGVAGFLGDDASAALQRDQLVPALLACRAEAEAEQPRRLALPVLLWLLGETVERAQLDAALPRTGTEGLLELGLIERGRIFGTFRAAVDLRPYAADDGGAGTAENPGGDLWVASDLGSHQRPGVLRRDHVLGIGQASLSLAQLTVRTPVDRALDLGTGCGIQTFHLLRHARHVTATDISERALAFARFNLLLNAPQLGIDPEQPDERFTLRLGSLLEPVQGESFDLVVSNPPFVITPRTGTETDADRFTYRDGGLAGDGIVAALMSGLETVLAPGGTAQMLGNWEIPAGREEAWSERLEQWLPEGTDAWVIQRERLTPPEYAEMWLRDAAQGRDREDYVAAYAGYLADFASRDVGSVGFGSVWLRRRQNPGAEALRRFEEITHPIEQPVGPHLQAAVERFDWLAGSSDLAAAHLLVAEDVTEERHQRPGAEHPGVILLRQGAGLRRTNLMSTELTGFVSACDGELSAGQISSALAALLDRTDAAFAPDLMQEVRNLVLDGFLVPVSG is encoded by the coding sequence GTGAGTGATTTCTCGTTTGTGCCCTCCGCGCCCCGCAGCCGGGATACCTGGCTGCTCAAAGCGCTTGCCGCCGATCTCGGGGAGGCCGGCTACACCGTTGACGGCGTAGCCGGTTTCCTCGGCGATGATGCATCGGCTGCGCTGCAGCGGGACCAGCTGGTTCCTGCACTGCTTGCCTGCCGGGCCGAAGCGGAGGCGGAGCAGCCCAGGCGGCTGGCCCTGCCGGTCCTGCTCTGGCTGCTGGGGGAGACCGTGGAGCGTGCGCAGCTGGATGCCGCCCTGCCCCGCACCGGTACGGAAGGCCTGCTGGAGCTGGGGCTGATTGAACGCGGACGCATCTTCGGCACCTTCCGCGCCGCCGTTGACCTGCGGCCCTACGCTGCGGACGACGGCGGAGCCGGCACGGCGGAGAATCCCGGCGGTGACCTGTGGGTCGCCAGCGACCTGGGCAGCCACCAGCGGCCCGGGGTGCTGCGACGCGATCACGTGCTGGGCATCGGCCAGGCATCGCTGAGCCTGGCGCAGCTCACCGTAAGGACCCCCGTGGACCGTGCCCTGGACCTGGGCACCGGCTGCGGCATCCAGACCTTCCACCTCCTGCGGCACGCCCGGCACGTCACGGCCACGGACATCTCCGAGCGCGCCCTCGCGTTTGCCCGGTTCAATCTCCTGCTCAACGCACCCCAGCTGGGTATCGATCCGGAACAGCCCGACGAGCGCTTCACGTTGCGCCTGGGCAGCCTGCTCGAACCCGTGCAGGGGGAATCCTTCGACCTGGTGGTATCCAACCCGCCCTTCGTTATTACTCCGCGCACCGGAACCGAAACGGACGCGGACCGGTTTACCTACCGCGACGGCGGCCTGGCCGGGGACGGCATCGTGGCCGCCCTGATGTCCGGCCTCGAAACGGTGCTGGCGCCCGGCGGCACCGCCCAGATGCTCGGCAACTGGGAAATCCCCGCAGGCCGCGAGGAGGCATGGTCAGAGCGGCTGGAGCAGTGGCTGCCCGAGGGGACGGATGCCTGGGTGATCCAGCGGGAGCGCCTCACCCCGCCGGAATACGCCGAAATGTGGCTCCGCGACGCGGCCCAGGGCCGGGACCGGGAGGACTACGTGGCGGCCTACGCCGGATACCTCGCGGACTTCGCCTCCCGGGACGTGGGTTCCGTGGGCTTCGGCTCAGTGTGGCTACGCCGTCGGCAGAACCCCGGGGCCGAAGCCCTGCGGCGTTTCGAGGAAATCACCCACCCCATTGAACAGCCGGTGGGACCCCACCTGCAGGCCGCCGTCGAACGCTTCGACTGGCTTGCCGGCAGCTCCGATCTGGCAGCGGCCCACCTTCTGGTGGCCGAGGACGTAACCGAGGAACGCCACCAGCGGCCCGGCGCCGAACACCCCGGCGTCATCCTGCTCCGTCAGGGCGCCGGACTGCGGCGGACCAACCTGATGAGCACCGAACTCACCGGGTTTGTCTCGGCCTGTGACGGTGAACTCTCCGCCGGCCAGATATCGTCGGCGCTGGCAGCGCTCCTGGACCGCACCGATGCCGCGTTTGCGCCGGACCTGATGCAGGAAGTGCGTAACCTTGTCTTGGACGGCTTCCTGGTTCCGGTATCCGGATAA